AATGCAAATGATAGGTGGCAACAGCAAAACGCAAAAATAAGGAAAACCTGAAGCCAAAAAAAGTCAGGCTGTTGTTCTTATTATAAATTTTCGCACAACATCCTTTTGAAACTCACGCTGTTTTAGCGTTTGTATATCAACGAACCAGAACATCAAAATAACATTTCAATATTTAATTTTACATTCTGTTACATGATTCACACTTGCTTTAAGGTTAGCAAGCGTTAGATTGAATTCGCAGCACTCATTACTTTGTATTATTTCTCCCTTACACGGGCTGATCACTTATTCCTGAACACAGAATAGCGCATCCGACAGTACATCTGGTTTCTCTGGTGAATAACCGGGGTTGAAGTTGATGAACAAAAAACAAATACGCGGGGTTTCATCATGTTTAGTGAAGTCCATAGTTCAGCTATTTCAGTTTTATTATTAATAACCAAACCCTCATTACAGGCAACAGCGCTTCTGCAACATTTAAAATTCGCGCTATCATTGCCCGGAAAGCTCCATAATATTCAACGACCTCTCGATGACATTCCCGCATTGAGCATTGTCTTATTCGACATGATTGATGCAGATAAAAAACTGATTCAACAATGGCAGAATATCCTGTCACAAAAGAATGGTGATATTAAGCTATTGCTGATGAATACCCCTCTTGATTACCCATTCCAGAATGTAGAAAACTGGCCAAATATTACGGGTGTATTTTACATTTCAGAGGACAGAAGCCAGTTGGTCGACGGGTTACAAGGTGTGCAACGTGGTGAGTGCTATTTTTCGCAAAAACTGGCGAGTTATCTCATCACTCATGCCGGGAATTATCGTTACTACAGCACTGAATCTGCACTGCTTACCCACCGCGAAAAAGAGATCCTTAATAAGCTGCGTATCGGTGCATCAAATGTTGAAATAGCCCGTTCGCTGTTCATTAGTGAAAATACAGTTAAAACCCATCTTTATAATCTTTTCAGGAAGATAGCTGTAAAAAACCGTACGCAAGCCGTCTCCTGGGCTAACGATAATCTCAGGCGTTAACGCTATGAAACGTTATGGGTGTCGTCTGGCAACCGCCGTTTTACTGTTTGCCAGCGTAAACGTATCGGCTGTTGAAGTTGAAGTTCCCGGGCTGTTAGCCGATCACACGGTATCGTCTGTCGGACACGATTTTTATCGTGCATTTAGTGATAAGTGGGAAAGTAGCTGGA
This genomic interval from Kosakonia sacchari SP1 contains the following:
- the csgD gene encoding biofilm master transcriptional regulator CsgD, whose protein sequence is MFSEVHSSAISVLLLITKPSLQATALLQHLKFALSLPGKLHNIQRPLDDIPALSIVLFDMIDADKKLIQQWQNILSQKNGDIKLLLMNTPLDYPFQNVENWPNITGVFYISEDRSQLVDGLQGVQRGECYFSQKLASYLITHAGNYRYYSTESALLTHREKEILNKLRIGASNVEIARSLFISENTVKTHLYNLFRKIAVKNRTQAVSWANDNLRR